The following are from one region of the Mesorhizobium sp. B4-1-4 genome:
- the tssH gene encoding type VI secretion system ATPase TssH yields the protein MEQRRSSQSFKRKELVAKLNPTGVRAFKAAADTAKLRGNPYVELAHFVQQLVLSERSDVQMIVADAGLDVSRLTADMTRAIDKLPYGATSVEEFSDHIFHAIQEGWNLATLEFGVEEVRSAHILLACLKTPVLEGLVSKISAEFDKIDADGVIARLADVTEGSLEAGSPPAAAAETPLKRGPGGDSALAKYATDLTQRSRDGKIDPVVGRDPEIRQIVDILMRRRQNNPILTGEAGVGKTAIVEGFALRIAEGDVPPPLQNVSVRMLDVGLMQAGASVKGEFEKRLKAVIDEVQASETPIILFIDEAHTLIGAGGAAGTGDAANLLKPALARGELRTIAATTWAEYKQHIEKDPALTRRFQTVKVDEPSEAVAVLMLRGVAGVLEQHHQVQILDEAIEASVSLSHRYIPARQLPDKAVSLLDTACARVAVSQHATPAEVEDILRRRQALEVEKGIIGREAAIGIEVADRQARVEAGLAETETTLAAAQARWDREKALVTEILDLRAKLRGEGMPLDVVEDGEAVPGEAVEAPAAEAHEKKATGAKTPESEAAEPSGSKTGFTKTKAEKTEAVVAHEPAPVSDTVTDLARLRELMAELAEAQGETPLILPSVDRNAVAAVVQDWTGIPTGRMLSSQTEKALNLAATLSERVVGQDHAMEMIARRVQTSRAGLGAPEKPVGVFLLCGPSGVGKTETALALAETLYGGEQNLISINMSEFQEAHTVSTLKGAPPGYVGYGKGGILTEAVRRKPYSVILLDEVEKAHPDVHEIFFQVFDKGMMDDSEGRRIDFKNTLILLTSNVGSEVIMDRTKNGTLRAGIDDLDSALRGPLLKVFPAAFLGRVVTIPYYPLSDAMIEAITRHQFGKIARRLKASNDAELVIGDGVMDLVKARCTEIESGGRMIDAILTNTLLPELSRRVLNRSLEGAKMTKVTVGASAEGFIYSFE from the coding sequence ATGGAACAGCGCCGGTCGTCGCAAAGTTTCAAGCGCAAGGAACTCGTTGCGAAGCTCAATCCCACGGGGGTGCGCGCGTTCAAGGCCGCAGCGGACACGGCCAAGCTGCGCGGCAACCCCTATGTCGAGCTCGCCCATTTCGTCCAGCAACTGGTGCTGTCCGAGCGCTCGGATGTGCAGATGATCGTCGCCGATGCCGGGCTGGATGTCAGCCGGCTGACGGCGGACATGACCCGCGCCATCGACAAGCTGCCCTACGGCGCGACCTCGGTGGAGGAATTCTCCGACCATATTTTTCACGCGATACAGGAAGGCTGGAACCTGGCCACGCTGGAATTCGGTGTCGAGGAGGTACGCAGCGCGCATATTCTTCTCGCCTGCCTGAAGACACCGGTGTTGGAAGGGCTGGTTTCGAAGATCAGCGCTGAATTCGACAAGATCGACGCCGACGGGGTCATTGCCCGCTTAGCCGATGTCACTGAAGGCTCGCTCGAAGCTGGCTCACCTCCCGCCGCCGCTGCCGAAACACCATTGAAACGCGGCCCAGGCGGGGATTCGGCGCTCGCCAAATACGCCACCGACCTCACTCAGCGCTCCCGTGACGGCAAGATCGATCCGGTCGTCGGTCGCGATCCTGAAATCCGTCAGATCGTCGATATCCTGATGCGGCGCCGGCAAAACAATCCGATCCTGACCGGAGAGGCGGGTGTCGGCAAAACGGCGATCGTCGAGGGCTTCGCCTTGCGCATCGCCGAGGGCGACGTGCCGCCGCCGCTTCAGAATGTCAGCGTGCGCATGCTCGATGTCGGGCTGATGCAGGCGGGTGCCAGCGTCAAGGGCGAGTTCGAAAAGCGGCTGAAGGCTGTCATTGACGAGGTGCAGGCCTCAGAGACGCCGATCATCCTTTTCATCGACGAGGCCCACACACTGATCGGCGCGGGCGGCGCGGCGGGAACCGGCGACGCGGCCAATCTCCTGAAGCCCGCGCTGGCGCGCGGCGAGCTGCGCACGATCGCCGCCACGACGTGGGCCGAATACAAGCAGCATATCGAGAAGGATCCGGCGCTGACCCGTCGGTTCCAGACGGTCAAGGTCGACGAGCCTTCCGAAGCGGTGGCCGTGCTGATGTTGCGCGGTGTCGCCGGCGTGCTTGAGCAGCACCACCAGGTGCAGATCCTTGACGAGGCGATCGAGGCTTCGGTTTCCCTTTCACACCGCTACATCCCGGCCAGGCAGCTGCCGGACAAGGCGGTCAGCCTCCTCGACACCGCCTGCGCCCGCGTTGCCGTCTCGCAGCATGCGACGCCGGCCGAGGTCGAGGACATCCTGCGCCGCCGCCAGGCGCTCGAGGTGGAGAAGGGCATCATTGGCCGCGAGGCAGCGATCGGCATCGAAGTGGCCGACAGACAGGCCCGCGTGGAAGCCGGGCTGGCGGAAACCGAGACCACCCTTGCGGCAGCGCAAGCACGCTGGGATCGGGAAAAGGCACTTGTGACCGAGATTCTCGACCTTCGCGCCAAACTCCGTGGCGAGGGCATGCCGCTTGACGTGGTGGAGGACGGCGAAGCTGTTCCGGGCGAAGCTGTCGAAGCGCCAGCGGCCGAAGCGCATGAAAAGAAGGCAACTGGGGCCAAAACGCCGGAGTCCGAGGCGGCTGAGCCCAGCGGCTCGAAGACCGGATTCACGAAAACAAAGGCGGAAAAGACGGAGGCCGTTGTGGCCCACGAGCCTGCTCCTGTGTCGGATACCGTTACTGATCTGGCACGACTGCGCGAACTGATGGCGGAACTTGCCGAGGCGCAGGGCGAGACCCCGTTGATCCTGCCGTCGGTCGACCGCAATGCCGTGGCGGCCGTTGTCCAGGACTGGACCGGCATCCCGACGGGACGGATGCTGTCCAGCCAGACCGAGAAGGCACTCAATCTCGCCGCCACCTTGTCCGAGCGCGTGGTCGGTCAGGACCATGCTATGGAGATGATCGCGAGACGCGTCCAGACCAGCCGCGCCGGCCTCGGCGCGCCGGAAAAGCCGGTCGGCGTGTTCCTGCTTTGCGGCCCGTCCGGCGTCGGCAAGACCGAGACAGCCCTGGCGCTGGCCGAAACGCTTTATGGCGGCGAGCAGAACCTTATTTCGATTAACATGTCCGAATTCCAGGAGGCGCACACGGTCTCGACGCTGAAGGGCGCGCCACCCGGTTATGTCGGCTATGGCAAGGGCGGCATCCTGACCGAGGCCGTGCGGCGCAAGCCCTATTCGGTGATCCTGCTCGATGAGGTCGAGAAGGCGCATCCGGACGTGCACGAGATCTTCTTCCAGGTCTTCGACAAGGGCATGATGGACGACAGCGAGGGCCGTCGGATCGACTTCAAGAACACGCTGATCCTGCTCACCTCGAATGTCGGCTCCGAGGTCATCATGGACCGCACGAAGAACGGCACCTTGCGCGCCGGCATCGACGATCTGGACAGCGCCTTGCGCGGTCCGCTGCTGAAAGTGTTTCCTGCCGCTTTCCTTGGCCGGGTCGTGACAATCCCTTATTATCCGCTTTCCGATGCGATGATCGAGGCGATCACCAGACACCAGTTCGGCAAGATCGCGCGGCGGCTCAAGGCAAGCAACGATGCCGAGCTTGTGATCGGCGACGGCGTCATGGATCTGGTCAAGGCACGCTGCACCGAGATAGAATCTGGCGGACGCATGATCGACGCCATCCTGACCAACACGCTGCTGCCGGAGTTGAGCCGCCGCGTGCTCAACCGTTCACTCGAAGGGGCGAAGATGACAAAGGTCACCGTGGGCGCCTCGGCGGAAGGATTCATCTACTCTTTCGAATAG
- the tssA gene encoding type VI secretion system protein TssA yields MIDLALWLNPLDGANPSGEDLRNDPAFHELERLTEAQLKVIHDGGNKASQSTISVDWAAVLEKAEELQSRGRDLRLLVIVTRALANEERLAGLALGLTLIAKTFDQYWDTMHPALRTGATPREAALRRINALLDLQNGQEGLLANLRQTVFFSPRAIGPISGRDLEQAALDERVMLQEAASGLGTAEKAALTAAHNQMLNRVRTGCTAQFDQAADTVTTLLADARAAISALEAVDTALNARIDGTGAAIPDLKKFLQRMLTTLERNSSAGAVANGQAKPAPQASPPASTPPRNGHGAETMASAARSVEASTGLPDRINSRDEVVKCLDLVVAFYDRTEPSSPIPHLARRVRRMVHMDFVELMEDLAPSGLKEFRLLAGVPDPKKPTQKDER; encoded by the coding sequence GTGATTGATCTAGCACTCTGGCTGAATCCTCTGGACGGTGCGAATCCGTCGGGAGAGGATTTACGCAACGACCCGGCTTTCCACGAGCTGGAGCGGCTCACGGAAGCCCAGCTCAAGGTCATCCACGACGGCGGCAACAAGGCTTCGCAGTCGACCATCTCGGTGGACTGGGCGGCCGTCCTCGAAAAAGCGGAAGAATTGCAGTCGCGCGGCCGGGATCTGCGCCTTCTGGTCATCGTCACGCGCGCTCTGGCCAATGAAGAGAGGCTCGCCGGCCTCGCCCTGGGGCTGACCCTGATCGCAAAGACTTTCGACCAGTATTGGGATACGATGCATCCGGCTTTGCGGACAGGTGCCACGCCGCGCGAGGCGGCGCTGCGACGCATCAATGCGTTGCTTGACCTCCAGAACGGCCAGGAAGGCCTGCTGGCGAACCTTAGGCAGACTGTCTTCTTCTCACCGCGCGCGATCGGGCCGATCAGCGGGCGAGATCTGGAACAGGCAGCACTCGACGAGCGCGTCATGCTCCAGGAAGCTGCCTCCGGCCTGGGGACCGCCGAAAAGGCGGCCCTGACGGCCGCCCACAACCAGATGCTGAACCGGGTTCGCACAGGATGCACGGCGCAGTTCGATCAGGCAGCGGACACCGTCACGACACTTTTGGCCGACGCGCGCGCCGCGATTTCGGCGCTGGAGGCGGTGGATACCGCGCTCAATGCCCGCATCGACGGCACTGGCGCGGCCATTCCGGATTTGAAGAAGTTCCTGCAGCGCATGCTGACGACGTTGGAGCGGAATTCCAGCGCCGGCGCCGTGGCCAACGGTCAGGCAAAGCCTGCCCCCCAGGCGTCTCCACCGGCATCGACGCCACCCCGAAACGGTCATGGAGCCGAGACGATGGCAAGTGCGGCAAGATCCGTGGAAGCCAGCACCGGCCTGCCTGACCGGATCAACTCGCGCGACGAGGTCGTCAAATGCCTCGATCTGGTGGTCGCATTCTACGACCGCACCGAACCGTCGAGTCCTATCCCGCATCTCGCCCGGCGCGTGCGTCGGATGGTGCACATGGATTTCGTGGAACTGATGGAAGATCTCGCCCCGTCGGGGCTGAAGGAATTCCGGCTGCTTGCCGGTGTCCCCGATCCCAAGAAGCCGACCCAGAAGGATGAAAGGTAA
- a CDS encoding metal ABC transporter solute-binding protein, Zn/Mn family — protein MRSFPFAAALLFAATLLAGAGARAEDKVNIVAAENFYGDLARQIGGSHVSVTSILANPNDDPHLFETSPSTARTVADAKIIIYNGADYDPWMDKLLSASTSTQRTTIVAADLIGKKSGDNPHLWYNPVTLPAIAKELAADLSKLDPANAADYQANLAKFQSSLDAINKQINDVKAAYGGTAVTATEPVFGYMAEALGLKMLNYDFQVAVMNDTEPSATQVAAFENSLKDGSAKILFYNSQVTDEATTRLLDLAKQNKVTVIGVTETEPAGQTIQSWFGGQIGDVQKALAARTQ, from the coding sequence ATGCGTTCCTTTCCATTCGCGGCGGCGCTGCTGTTCGCGGCGACGCTGCTGGCAGGCGCTGGCGCTCGCGCCGAAGACAAGGTGAACATCGTCGCGGCCGAGAATTTCTATGGCGATCTCGCCCGCCAGATCGGTGGCAGCCACGTTTCCGTGACCAGCATCCTTGCCAACCCCAACGACGACCCGCATCTGTTCGAGACCAGCCCCTCGACGGCGCGTACTGTCGCCGACGCCAAGATCATCATCTACAACGGTGCGGACTATGACCCTTGGATGGACAAGCTTCTTTCGGCCTCGACCAGCACGCAGCGCACGACAATCGTGGCCGCGGATCTGATCGGCAAGAAGTCGGGCGACAACCCGCATCTGTGGTACAATCCGGTGACGCTGCCGGCGATCGCCAAGGAACTCGCCGCCGATCTTTCGAAACTCGATCCTGCCAACGCGGCGGATTATCAGGCCAATCTGGCGAAGTTTCAGTCGTCGCTGGATGCAATCAACAAGCAGATAAATGACGTCAAGGCGGCCTATGGCGGGACCGCGGTAACCGCTACGGAGCCGGTATTCGGCTACATGGCTGAAGCCCTCGGCCTCAAGATGTTGAATTACGACTTCCAGGTGGCGGTCATGAACGACACGGAGCCGAGCGCGACACAGGTGGCGGCGTTCGAGAACAGCCTGAAGGACGGATCGGCCAAGATCCTGTTCTACAATTCGCAGGTGACGGACGAGGCGACGACGCGCCTTCTCGACCTTGCCAAGCAGAACAAGGTCACCGTCATAGGCGTCACCGAGACGGAGCCCGCCGGCCAGACGATCCAGTCGTGGTTCGGTGGCCAGATCGGCGACGTGCAGAAAGCCCTTGCCGCGCGCACGCAATGA
- the tssE gene encoding type VI secretion system baseplate subunit TssE, with product MSASEAKRPGAKAQLAGSSRAKREAVQPSLWDRLVNDLPGLTSEIDGLRRQLDEELGDERVEALLAGSARAVDTDAELTSEQKRRLHRLAFQTEHRAEIESRGVVVSARVLREAVRRDIEALFNTERFESVPMLSDAEHEQPLDELPSLTDFPEVRRSVINYGVPSFSGRSSRDFDRDALAREIRAVLATFEPRLKESATTVNVTLGDKNVGLKIEIDAVLIMAPTPERMRLRTTINLDNGLARTEFRET from the coding sequence ATGTCGGCAAGTGAGGCCAAGCGGCCCGGCGCGAAGGCGCAGCTTGCCGGCAGTTCGCGGGCAAAGCGCGAGGCGGTCCAGCCCTCCCTCTGGGACCGCCTCGTCAACGACTTGCCGGGGCTGACGTCGGAGATCGACGGGCTGCGCCGTCAGCTGGATGAAGAACTCGGCGACGAGCGCGTCGAGGCTCTTCTTGCCGGCAGCGCGCGCGCCGTCGATACCGACGCCGAACTCACATCCGAGCAGAAACGGCGCCTGCACCGACTGGCCTTCCAGACCGAGCATCGCGCCGAAATCGAAAGCCGCGGCGTGGTCGTTTCGGCGCGCGTATTGAGAGAAGCCGTGCGGCGCGACATCGAGGCCCTGTTCAACACCGAGCGTTTCGAATCCGTGCCGATGCTCTCCGACGCCGAACATGAACAGCCCCTGGACGAACTGCCGTCGCTCACCGACTTTCCGGAGGTGCGCCGCAGCGTGATCAATTATGGCGTGCCGTCCTTTTCCGGCCGCTCGTCACGGGATTTCGACCGCGATGCGCTGGCGCGCGAAATCCGCGCGGTGCTCGCCACCTTCGAGCCGCGCCTGAAGGAAAGCGCCACCACCGTCAACGTCACGCTCGGCGACAAGAACGTCGGCCTCAAGATCGAGATCGACGCGGTGCTGATCATGGCCCCGACGCCGGAGCGTATGCGGCTGCGCACCACGATCAATCTCGACAACGGCCTGGCACGAACCGAATTCCGGGAGACCTGA
- the tssB gene encoding type VI secretion system contractile sheath small subunit, with product MPAESKAKVIERNRAPRVQIAYDVETYGSPTTIELPFVMAVMADLSGASQTKEASKSVLDRNFVETDANRFPKFMEATGPRVKARVKNTLPQAEGAERDEELAIDLTFSKMGDFAPDKIAEQVPQLAEILKMRRQLEELLGFMDGRVDAEKRIAQLLNNEPLLSKIASQAISDGKGEE from the coding sequence ATGCCAGCAGAGAGCAAAGCGAAGGTCATCGAAAGAAACCGCGCCCCGCGCGTGCAGATCGCCTACGACGTCGAAACCTATGGCAGCCCGACGACGATCGAGTTGCCGTTCGTCATGGCTGTCATGGCCGACCTTTCCGGCGCCTCGCAGACCAAGGAGGCGTCAAAGTCGGTTCTGGATCGCAATTTCGTCGAAACCGACGCCAATCGCTTCCCCAAATTCATGGAAGCGACGGGGCCGCGCGTGAAGGCGCGCGTGAAGAACACGTTGCCGCAAGCGGAAGGCGCCGAGCGGGACGAGGAATTGGCGATCGATCTCACCTTCTCCAAAATGGGTGATTTCGCGCCGGACAAGATTGCCGAGCAGGTGCCGCAACTGGCCGAGATCCTCAAGATGCGGCGTCAACTCGAGGAACTGCTGGGCTTCATGGATGGCCGCGTCGATGCCGAAAAACGCATCGCGCAGCTTCTGAACAACGAGCCGCTGCTGAGCAAGATCGCCAGCCAGGCGATCTCTGACGGCAAGGGCGAGGAGTAA
- the tssC gene encoding type VI secretion system contractile sheath large subunit: protein MAEQQKTAAATAEAEAIDLGEFSGLLEKDFKVKKDDSEKLQQLVRNLALAAQSRSETTSISSNAIKSIKSLIAGIDKMLTTQVNEILHAPEVREMEGTWRGLWYLINNTETDTKLKIRVMNISKEQLADTLEDYEGQMWDQSPIFKKVYTDEYSMLGGEPIGCILGAYEFSNHPRDVGLLRNISGVCASAHTPFIAAASPRLFRMDSWQELPNPQDLQMIVNNPAYASWQSLRESEDARYIGLTMPRVLARLPYGSETVPVKGFTFEEEVGGDHNKYVWMNAAFPMGVNINRSHKLYGWGTQIRGVENGGTVLNLPVHAFPTDDGSVAMKCPTEVAIDDRREAELAKLGLMPILHRKNTDLAAFIGAHSLQDDETRAGRLVDPDAQSNERLSANLPYLFPVSRFAHYLKAIARDKIGSFKERTDMEIWLTEWINRYVLANPAFADDKARAKRPLAAAEVQVDSVEGRPGYYNARFYLRPHYQLEGINASLRLVSELPSVKG, encoded by the coding sequence ATGGCCGAACAGCAAAAGACCGCAGCCGCTACCGCCGAAGCGGAAGCCATCGATCTTGGCGAGTTCAGCGGCCTCCTTGAAAAGGATTTCAAGGTCAAGAAGGACGACAGTGAGAAGCTGCAGCAGTTGGTGCGCAACCTGGCGCTGGCCGCTCAGTCCCGTTCCGAGACGACGAGCATCTCGTCCAATGCGATCAAGTCGATCAAATCCCTGATCGCGGGCATAGACAAGATGCTGACGACGCAGGTCAATGAGATCCTGCATGCCCCGGAAGTGCGGGAGATGGAAGGCACCTGGCGAGGCCTTTGGTATCTCATCAACAATACCGAGACGGATACCAAGCTGAAGATCCGGGTGATGAACATCTCCAAGGAGCAGTTGGCCGACACGCTGGAAGACTATGAAGGCCAGATGTGGGACCAGAGCCCGATTTTCAAGAAAGTCTACACGGACGAGTATTCGATGCTGGGCGGCGAGCCGATCGGCTGCATCCTCGGCGCCTACGAGTTTTCCAACCATCCACGTGACGTCGGTCTGCTGCGCAACATCTCGGGCGTCTGTGCCTCGGCGCATACGCCGTTCATCGCGGCAGCCTCGCCGCGGCTGTTCCGCATGGACAGCTGGCAGGAACTGCCGAACCCGCAAGACCTGCAGATGATCGTGAACAATCCGGCCTATGCCTCATGGCAGTCGCTGCGCGAGAGCGAGGACGCACGCTATATCGGGCTCACCATGCCGCGCGTGCTGGCACGCCTGCCCTACGGCTCGGAAACCGTTCCGGTGAAGGGCTTCACCTTCGAGGAAGAGGTGGGTGGCGACCACAATAAATATGTCTGGATGAACGCCGCTTTCCCGATGGGCGTGAACATCAACCGCAGCCACAAGCTCTATGGCTGGGGAACACAGATCCGCGGCGTCGAGAATGGCGGCACGGTGCTCAACCTGCCGGTTCACGCTTTCCCGACGGACGACGGTTCGGTCGCAATGAAATGCCCGACCGAAGTCGCCATCGACGACCGGCGCGAGGCGGAACTGGCGAAGCTCGGTCTGATGCCGATCTTGCATCGCAAGAACACCGATCTCGCAGCCTTCATCGGCGCGCACTCGCTTCAGGATGACGAGACGCGGGCCGGGCGTCTGGTCGACCCCGACGCCCAGTCGAACGAACGGCTGAGCGCCAACCTGCCCTACCTCTTCCCGGTGTCGCGCTTCGCGCATTACCTCAAGGCGATCGCGCGCGACAAGATCGGCTCGTTCAAGGAACGCACCGATATGGAGATCTGGCTGACCGAATGGATCAACCGGTACGTGCTGGCCAATCCGGCCTTTGCCGACGACAAGGCGCGGGCCAAGCGCCCGCTTGCCGCGGCCGAGGTTCAGGTCGACAGCGTCGAAGGCCGGCCCGGTTACTACAATGCCCGTTTCTATCTGCGCCCGCACTACCAGCTGGAAGGCATCAACGCATCCCTCCGGCTGGTGTCGGAACTGCCGTCGGTGAAGGGCTGA
- the tssF gene encoding type VI secretion system baseplate subunit TssF, producing MDRVFVEYYEEELTHIRALAAEFADMHPAVARNLSLDTVPCPDPYVERLLDGVAFLAARTRLKVDAERSRFSRAVLDVLYPDLVTPAPATAMAVLKPGQQVQSMIAGHAVARGTRLVSGLHPGLSTRSTFTTAQEVTLWPIAITSVSYFQDRSALAAAGIAPIGDVRREAAFRVTLARTGKGKLSELSLDRLDLYFAGRAKAPMLFDAIFGACSAVGARAQGKTDRLSALPEPEMVGIRDDEALMPRTRPTFEGYRLLREYFMIPERFHYVRVAGLQPVVRKCDAGIEIIFLFRRPVPELADVTAADFELFVTPVINLFERECNVIEIDPRKTRQVLHADRTRARDFEIFRVSRVEDADAESGEATIPELFSLGQNSGSGWVYSTERRPRRATEDERREGLTRTSYTGDDVFIAVSRPAGSAPNRPLNRLDITALCTNRDLPILDDTPTLTLETADPVEAVRLLGALRAPQPAIPASLPAGAEGESRADNLAWRLVAQLSLNFLSLAQEGRGVDPLHALLDLYADRGDPGLARNVHSIVRIDSRPVIERLQIDGPMCFGRGTEITLHVDQSVLAGQSSLLLSALLSRLFARHAGINGFVRTRTRLLQKQEDVPWPMTPGNRYLI from the coding sequence ATGGATCGGGTCTTCGTGGAGTATTACGAAGAAGAACTGACCCATATCCGGGCGCTGGCGGCGGAATTCGCCGACATGCATCCGGCGGTTGCCCGCAATCTTTCCCTCGATACGGTCCCATGTCCCGACCCTTATGTGGAACGCCTGCTTGACGGCGTGGCCTTCCTGGCCGCGCGCACCCGTCTGAAAGTCGACGCGGAGCGCTCGCGCTTCTCGCGCGCCGTGCTCGATGTGCTTTACCCGGATCTGGTGACACCGGCGCCGGCGACGGCGATGGCTGTGCTGAAACCCGGCCAGCAGGTGCAGTCGATGATCGCCGGCCACGCCGTCGCGCGCGGCACACGACTGGTCTCCGGCCTGCATCCAGGGCTTTCGACGCGCTCCACCTTCACCACCGCGCAGGAGGTCACGCTGTGGCCGATCGCCATCACCTCGGTCAGCTATTTCCAGGATCGCAGCGCGCTCGCCGCCGCCGGAATCGCGCCGATCGGTGATGTGCGCCGCGAGGCGGCGTTTCGCGTCACCCTCGCCCGGACAGGAAAAGGCAAGCTCAGCGAGCTGTCGCTCGACCGTCTCGACCTTTATTTCGCCGGGCGTGCCAAGGCACCGATGCTTTTCGATGCAATCTTCGGCGCCTGCTCGGCCGTCGGCGCGCGGGCCCAAGGCAAGACCGATCGGTTATCGGCGCTGCCCGAGCCCGAAATGGTCGGCATCCGCGACGACGAAGCGCTGATGCCGCGCACCCGTCCGACCTTCGAGGGATATCGGCTGCTGCGCGAATATTTCATGATCCCGGAGCGCTTCCATTATGTGCGGGTCGCCGGCCTCCAGCCGGTGGTGCGCAAGTGCGATGCGGGGATCGAGATCATCTTCCTGTTCCGCCGCCCCGTGCCCGAGCTCGCGGATGTGACGGCCGCCGATTTCGAGTTGTTCGTGACGCCGGTCATCAATCTCTTCGAACGCGAATGCAACGTCATCGAGATCGATCCGCGCAAAACGCGTCAGGTTCTGCACGCCGACCGCACCCGCGCGCGGGATTTCGAGATCTTCCGGGTCTCCCGGGTCGAGGATGCCGACGCGGAGAGCGGCGAGGCGACAATTCCCGAATTGTTCAGCCTGGGGCAGAACAGCGGCAGCGGCTGGGTCTATTCGACCGAGCGACGGCCGCGCCGGGCCACGGAAGACGAGCGGCGCGAGGGCCTGACCCGCACCTCCTACACGGGCGACGATGTCTTTATCGCCGTCTCACGCCCGGCAGGAAGCGCACCAAACCGGCCGCTCAACCGTCTAGACATCACGGCGCTCTGCACCAACCGCGACCTGCCGATCCTGGACGATACGCCGACGCTGACGCTGGAGACGGCCGATCCGGTCGAAGCGGTACGCTTGCTCGGGGCACTACGGGCGCCGCAGCCGGCAATCCCGGCGTCCCTGCCGGCCGGCGCTGAAGGCGAATCCCGCGCCGACAATCTCGCCTGGCGGCTGGTGGCGCAGCTCTCTCTCAACTTCCTCAGCCTTGCCCAGGAAGGCCGTGGCGTCGATCCGCTGCATGCCTTGCTCGACCTCTATGCCGATCGGGGCGATCCGGGCCTTGCCCGCAACGTGCATTCGATCGTCCGTATCGATTCGCGCCCGGTGATCGAGCGGCTCCAGATCGACGGGCCAATGTGCTTCGGACGCGGCACCGAGATAACACTGCATGTCGACCAGTCCGTGCTGGCGGGTCAAAGCTCGCTGCTGCTTTCGGCCCTGCTTTCGCGGCTGTTCGCCCGCCACGCTGGGATAAACGGATTTGTGCGGACCCGCACGCGGTTGTTGCAGAAGCAGGAGGATGTGCCATGGCCGATGACGCCCGGCAATCGCTACCTGATCTAG
- a CDS encoding Hcp family type VI secretion system effector, with protein MKIDGFLKVPDIKGPSKRDGHEDEIEVHGIDYKMIAPYDPNSLSRRGRVSMGMIKFSKHYDKSSPYLKKALFENKALDEVVFSARRTIDGETSDYLVVTLTDASIMEYDMRQAADEADLIEEEVSFAYKKIKFVYDKDDEIEMDVYVGK; from the coding sequence ATGAAGATTGATGGTTTTTTGAAAGTTCCGGATATCAAGGGTCCTAGCAAGCGCGACGGCCATGAAGACGAGATCGAAGTGCATGGCATCGATTACAAGATGATTGCTCCCTACGACCCGAACTCGCTTTCGCGACGCGGCCGTGTGTCGATGGGCATGATCAAATTCTCCAAGCACTACGACAAGTCGTCGCCATATCTGAAGAAGGCTCTTTTCGAGAACAAGGCACTCGACGAGGTGGTGTTTTCGGCACGCCGCACCATTGACGGCGAGACCAGCGACTATCTGGTCGTGACGCTCACCGACGCCTCGATCATGGAATACGACATGCGGCAGGCCGCCGACGAGGCGGACCTCATCGAGGAAGAAGTCAGCTTCGCCTATAAGAAGATCAAGTTCGTCTATGACAAGGACGACGAGATCGAAATGGACGTCTATGTCGGCAAGTGA